A genomic stretch from Pomacea canaliculata isolate SZHN2017 linkage group LG2, ASM307304v1, whole genome shotgun sequence includes:
- the LOC112556143 gene encoding LRP chaperone MESD-like has product MGSRLRCLLILLVVLQVVLSQKKDDLKEKRDEKWKKKDVRDYSDADVERLYDQWEETDDDELEPDELPEWKREPPPVDMSKLNPENPEEFLKLSKKGRTQMMFATVAGNPTERETETISSLWHSSLYNANIETQRFVSWR; this is encoded by the exons ATGGGTTCTCGTTTGAGGTGTCTGCTTATTCTTTTGGTGGTTTTGCAAGTAGTATTGTCACAGAAAAAGGACGATttgaaagagaagagagatgaaaagtggaaaaagaaagacGTGAGGGATTATTCAGATGCTGATGTAGAAAGACTTTATGATCAGTGGGAG GAGACAGATGACGATGAACTGGAGCCAGATGAATTACCTGAGTGGAAACGGGAACCACCACCTGTTGATATGTCCAAGCTTAATCCAGAAAATCCTGAGGAATTCTTGAAGTTATCCAAGAAGGGCCGTACACAAATGATGTTTGCAACAGTTGCAG GGAACccaacagagagagaaacagaaacaatttCAAGCCTTTGGCATTCAAGCCTATATAATGCTAACATAGAAACCCAAAG GTTTGTTAGTTGGCGCTAA
- the LOC112556142 gene encoding methylenetetrahydrofolate reductase-like isoform X1, whose amino-acid sequence MTAVQRHKQLINHAMSTIDSVAHLNSVESSSVTCNTLSGIVQNHTHIRLIDRIHRRQASGNKFFSFEFFPPKTASGTLNLFSRFEAMNLGRPLFCSMTWHPANDPSNTDKPTSSTRVASTMQNDLGIETLLHMTCVNQTRSQVVENLRKAKDLGIRNIFAVRGDVSEGAEGHHVGGHLNYAADLVRIIKEEFGDHFVVGVAGYPSGHPECTSYANDLHRLKEKVDAGADFIISQIFFEAEAFLKFVRDCKAIGIDCPILPGILPIQAYQFRHIVKLAGLEVPQEIIDAMNLIKTNDEAMKNFAIDHTVELCKTLLLDGESVPGIHFFTLNREVPTIDIVKKLGLWKEDIFRPLALKIASNDERCKEII is encoded by the exons ATGACTGCAGTACAACGACACAAACAGCTAATTAACCATGCAATGTCGACCATTGACTCGGTGGCACATCTCAACAGCGTTGAGTCATCATCAGTCACTTGTAACACCTTATCTGGTATAGTccagaaccacacacacatccggCTGATTGACAGAATTCATCGCCGACAGGCATCTGGGAACAAATTCTTTTCCTTTGAGTTCTTCCCACCAAAGACAGCTAGCGGCACCCTCAATTTGTTTTCAAG ATTTGAGGCAATGAATCTCGGCAGGCCACTGTTTTGTAGCATGACCTGGCACCCAGCTAATGACCCAAGCAACACAGACAAACCTACCAGCTCAACACGCGTTGCCAGTACAATGCAGAACGACCTCGGCATTGAAACACTGCTCCACATGACTTGTGTTAATCAGACACGTTCACAGGTGGTTGAGAATCTTCGAAAGGCAAAGGATCTGGGCATTCGCAATATATTCGCTGTGAGAGGAG ACGTGTCGGAGGGAGCGGAGGGGCATCATGTTGGCGGTCATCTGAACTACGCTGCAGACCTAGTGCGGATTATCAAAGAAGAATTCGGTGACCATTTTGTTGTCGGTGTTGCAG GATATCCATCAGGTCATCCAGAGTGCACTTCATATGCTAACGATCTTCATCGTCTGAAGGAGAAGGTAGATGCAGGAGCAGACTTCATCATCTCTCAGATTTTTTTCGAGGCGGAGGCCTTTCTTAAATTTGTCAGAGATTGTAAAGCTATTGGTATAGACTGTCCTATACTTCCTGGCATACTCCCTATACAA GCGTACCAGTTTCGCCACATTGTGAAACTCGCAGGACTTGAAGTCCCACAAGAAATTATCGATGCCATGAATCTAATCAAAACGAACGACGAAGCCATGAAAAACTTTGCCATTGATCATACCGTGGAGCTATGCAAAACACTTTTACTGGATGGTGAATCTGTTCCAGGAATCCATTTCTTCACATTAAATCGTGAAGTACCCACCATTGACATTGTCAAGAAACTGGGTCTGTGGAAAGAGGATATATTTAGACCCTTGGCTTTGAAAATAGCTTCTAATGATGAAAGATGTAAAGAGATAATATGA
- the LOC112556142 gene encoding methylenetetrahydrofolate reductase-like isoform X2, translating to MNLGRPLFCSMTWHPANDPSNTDKPTSSTRVASTMQNDLGIETLLHMTCVNQTRSQVVENLRKAKDLGIRNIFAVRGDVSEGAEGHHVGGHLNYAADLVRIIKEEFGDHFVVGVAGYPSGHPECTSYANDLHRLKEKVDAGADFIISQIFFEAEAFLKFVRDCKAIGIDCPILPGILPIQAYQFRHIVKLAGLEVPQEIIDAMNLIKTNDEAMKNFAIDHTVELCKTLLLDGESVPGIHFFTLNREVPTIDIVKKLGLWKEDIFRPLALKIASNDERCKEII from the exons ATGAATCTCGGCAGGCCACTGTTTTGTAGCATGACCTGGCACCCAGCTAATGACCCAAGCAACACAGACAAACCTACCAGCTCAACACGCGTTGCCAGTACAATGCAGAACGACCTCGGCATTGAAACACTGCTCCACATGACTTGTGTTAATCAGACACGTTCACAGGTGGTTGAGAATCTTCGAAAGGCAAAGGATCTGGGCATTCGCAATATATTCGCTGTGAGAGGAG ACGTGTCGGAGGGAGCGGAGGGGCATCATGTTGGCGGTCATCTGAACTACGCTGCAGACCTAGTGCGGATTATCAAAGAAGAATTCGGTGACCATTTTGTTGTCGGTGTTGCAG GATATCCATCAGGTCATCCAGAGTGCACTTCATATGCTAACGATCTTCATCGTCTGAAGGAGAAGGTAGATGCAGGAGCAGACTTCATCATCTCTCAGATTTTTTTCGAGGCGGAGGCCTTTCTTAAATTTGTCAGAGATTGTAAAGCTATTGGTATAGACTGTCCTATACTTCCTGGCATACTCCCTATACAA GCGTACCAGTTTCGCCACATTGTGAAACTCGCAGGACTTGAAGTCCCACAAGAAATTATCGATGCCATGAATCTAATCAAAACGAACGACGAAGCCATGAAAAACTTTGCCATTGATCATACCGTGGAGCTATGCAAAACACTTTTACTGGATGGTGAATCTGTTCCAGGAATCCATTTCTTCACATTAAATCGTGAAGTACCCACCATTGACATTGTCAAGAAACTGGGTCTGTGGAAAGAGGATATATTTAGACCCTTGGCTTTGAAAATAGCTTCTAATGATGAAAGATGTAAAGAGATAATATGA